In Wenzhouxiangella sp. XN201, the sequence AGCAGCGTCTCACGTGGAATCGAGAACTTCATGGTTGCTCCTTCGTGTCGAGGCAATCGTGTGCCTGTATCTGTTCTTGTTTATAAAGAAAAAACCAGTAGCAGTAGGTCCTGTTGAAACTGTTGAACAAGATTATTTCCTTTTTATTTCAACGAGTTGTGTCACAAAACCACTTCGGAAAACAGGCTGCGCTTGCTGTTGGCGAACTGTGGATAACTTTTCGGTCCAAACTTGTCCACAGCTTGTTCAGCATCTCCCCACAACTTTGTCCCTCAACTGGTCAACTCCCGAGTCAGTCGCGCGTGTTCCTCGCGCAGGCGACCGTCGGACTCGCACAAACTATCGATTTTACGACAGGCGTGAAGCACTGTCGTGTGATCGCGACCGCCGAATGCATTACCGATCTCCGGCAGCGAGTGTTCCGTCAGTTCCTTGGTCAGATACATGGCCATCTGGCGCGGCCGGGCGATCGAGCGGCTGCGCCGACGAGACAGCAGGTCGGCCACGCGCAGCTGGTAGAAATCGGCAACCACTTTCTGGATATTCTCGATGGTGATCAGGCGGTCGTGTACCGCCAGCACGTCGCGCAGGATCTCCTGGGTGTATTCGAGGTCGATCTTGCGGCCGGAAAAATTGGCGTTGGCAATCAGGGAATTGAGTGCGCCCTCGAGATCGCGCACATGGGAGCGAATACGTCGCGCGATCAGGAAAGCGACGTCATCCTCGAGACCCAGGCCGCGTTCGGTGGCCTTTTTCTGCAGGATAGCAACGCGGGTTTCGAAGTCCGGCGGCTCGATCGATACCGTCAGGCCCCAGCCAAAGCGCGAGCGAAGCCGCGCCTCGATGCCGTCAACCTCCTTGGGGTAGCGGTCGCAGGTGAGGATGATCTGCTGGCGCGACTCGAGCAGGGTATTGAAGGTGTGGAAGAACTCTTCCTGCGAACGGTCCTTGCCGCCGAAAAACTGGATATCGTCGATCAGCAAGGTGTCGACGGAGCGATAGCGGCGCTTGAAATTGTCGATGCTGTCGCGCCTGAGCGCCTGGATCATCTCGCTGACGAAGGTTTCCGAATGCATGTACATCACCTTGGCATTCGGATTCTGCGCCGCAATGAAGCGTCCGGCGGCATGCAGCAGGTGGGTCTTCCCCAGGCCGGTCGAACCGTAGAGCAGCAGCGGGTTGTAGACGGTGCCGGGATTGTTGGCCACTTGCTTGGCAGCGGCGAAGGCCAGTTCGTTGGACTTGCCGAGTACGAAATTGTCGAAACTGTAGCGATCGTCGAGGCCAAAGGCGCCGCCGTCACTCGTATGCGCCCGAACCTGGCGCGGCTCGGCGCGGTGGCCGACATCGATGGTCACCGCGGCACGCTCGAAACCGTGGTGGGCAAAAAAATCGCGCACCATGTCCAGATAGTGCTGGCGGACCTGATCGCGAACCAGGTCGTTGGGTGCTGTCAGATGGACCTTGCTGCCCCCGTTGCTGCCGAGCTGCAGCGGGCGGATCCAGGTGTTGAGTTCCTCCAGCGGAATGTGACGCTCGAGCCTTTCGAGGCACTGCTGCCAAAGCGTGATCACCTGGTCGGTTTGTTGCTGCTCGGTCATAAGTCGCCCAGTCTAGTCCGGTTGGCAGGCAAAATCATCTTGTCGCGACGGCCGGTCTCGCGAGATCCCGTAACGCTGCTGTGCGAGCCCTGAAACGTTGACATGCACTACGCCGAGACGTTATCCTTGATGTCTTTTGTTAGGCTTCCATGCGCTTGCTCGCACGGGCCGGTGACTGATCGGTTCCTCGCGCTTGCGGGCGAAGCCTTTCCGCCCGAGGCTCCGTGAAGCGCAGGGCGCCGATCATTCTATCGCCAACAGTTTACGGATTCGGTCATGAAACGGACATTCCAACCTTCCAGAATCAAGCGCCTTCGCCGTCACGGGTTCCGTGCCCGTATGGCCAGCAAGTCGGGCCGAGCGATCATCAACGCCCGCCGCGCCAAGGGCCGCAAACGCCTGGGCGCCAATCCCGGCCGGTAAGTCGGCGGAGAATGCCTGAGCGGCAACACCTGCCGCGCTCGGCGCGATTGCTCACCGGCGCACAGTTTGCAAACGTGTTTGCCGCTCGCCGCAACCGGGGCAACGAGTTATTCCGGATTCACTATGCACCCGCGCAGCACGCGCGTTTGGGCATGGCTGTTTCGCGCCG encodes:
- the dnaA gene encoding chromosomal replication initiator protein DnaA, which translates into the protein MTEQQQTDQVITLWQQCLERLERHIPLEELNTWIRPLQLGSNGGSKVHLTAPNDLVRDQVRQHYLDMVRDFFAHHGFERAAVTIDVGHRAEPRQVRAHTSDGGAFGLDDRYSFDNFVLGKSNELAFAAAKQVANNPGTVYNPLLLYGSTGLGKTHLLHAAGRFIAAQNPNAKVMYMHSETFVSEMIQALRRDSIDNFKRRYRSVDTLLIDDIQFFGGKDRSQEEFFHTFNTLLESRQQIILTCDRYPKEVDGIEARLRSRFGWGLTVSIEPPDFETRVAILQKKATERGLGLEDDVAFLIARRIRSHVRDLEGALNSLIANANFSGRKIDLEYTQEILRDVLAVHDRLITIENIQKVVADFYQLRVADLLSRRRSRSIARPRQMAMYLTKELTEHSLPEIGNAFGGRDHTTVLHACRKIDSLCESDGRLREEHARLTRELTS
- the rpmH gene encoding 50S ribosomal protein L34, whose protein sequence is MKRTFQPSRIKRLRRHGFRARMASKSGRAIINARRAKGRKRLGANPGR